In Myxococcus stipitatus, the following are encoded in one genomic region:
- a CDS encoding MDR family MFS transporter produces the protein MASSAAPPSPDAAPAAFPAFTRAQKVFTMLGALLGLLLAALDQTIVATAGPSIQADLGIPASLYPWLTTSYLVASTMMVPVWGKLSDLVGRRAVLGAGITIFLLGSFLCGVSRSTVTLILFRAVQGLGSAALFTGALAVVADLFAPRERGKYQGLFGAMFGLSSVVGPLAGGFITDQLSWHWVFFINLPVGAVALALVMLRMPRLRPAGVARGRLDLAGAVTLALAVVPLLLALSLGRTREQGAQGIGFAWGSWQLLGLLTLAAVGTVAFLRVESRTQDPLLDLRLFQQKTFGLGNAAVFIIGAVFLSGIVFLPLFMVNVVGLSATHSGLTLTPLTLGVVAGNVLSGQLVSRLGHYKPLMLGSLLLLAAGFAVMGFTLTPHSTQAEVTVKMVIVGLGLGPSIPLYTVAIQNAVSPRQIGVATSAATFFRQLGMTLGVALLGAVFATTLSHQMRTRVAQASSGLPPHARARLLSAMLSEHGEGGASHTALQPEALKARLRAELESGPDGARPREEVDHALTAVDRTEQALKEAFTEAVKAVYRCAILVAMLAFLVTLRLPEQPLRRARARLPVGPPTHAAVSAEDSDPRV, from the coding sequence ATGGCCTCGTCCGCCGCGCCCCCGTCTCCGGATGCAGCGCCCGCCGCGTTCCCCGCGTTCACCCGCGCGCAGAAGGTCTTCACGATGTTGGGGGCCCTGCTCGGCCTGCTGCTGGCGGCGCTGGACCAGACGATTGTCGCCACCGCGGGCCCCTCCATCCAGGCGGACCTGGGCATCCCCGCGTCGCTCTACCCGTGGCTCACCACGTCGTACCTCGTCGCCTCGACGATGATGGTGCCCGTGTGGGGGAAGCTGTCGGACCTGGTGGGCCGCCGGGCCGTGCTGGGTGCGGGCATCACCATCTTCCTACTGGGCAGCTTCCTGTGCGGCGTGTCGCGTTCGACGGTGACGCTCATCCTGTTCCGCGCGGTGCAGGGCCTGGGCAGCGCGGCGCTGTTCACCGGCGCGCTGGCGGTGGTCGCGGACCTCTTCGCGCCTCGAGAGCGCGGCAAGTATCAAGGCCTGTTCGGCGCGATGTTCGGCCTGTCCAGCGTGGTGGGCCCGCTGGCGGGTGGCTTCATCACGGACCAACTGAGCTGGCACTGGGTCTTCTTCATCAACCTGCCCGTGGGCGCGGTGGCGCTGGCCCTGGTGATGCTGCGCATGCCCCGGCTGCGGCCCGCGGGCGTGGCGCGAGGACGGCTGGACCTGGCGGGCGCGGTGACGCTGGCGCTGGCGGTGGTGCCGCTGCTGCTCGCGCTGAGCCTGGGACGCACCCGGGAGCAGGGAGCCCAGGGAATCGGCTTCGCGTGGGGCTCCTGGCAACTGCTGGGGTTGTTGACGCTCGCGGCGGTGGGGACGGTCGCGTTCCTCCGCGTGGAGTCACGCACCCAGGACCCCCTGTTGGACCTGCGCCTGTTCCAGCAGAAGACGTTCGGTTTGGGCAACGCGGCGGTGTTCATCATCGGCGCGGTGTTCCTCTCCGGCATCGTCTTCCTGCCGCTGTTCATGGTGAACGTGGTGGGTCTGTCGGCGACGCACTCCGGTCTGACGTTGACACCGCTGACCCTGGGCGTGGTCGCGGGCAACGTGCTCAGCGGACAGCTCGTGTCCCGACTGGGGCACTACAAGCCGCTGATGCTGGGCTCCTTGCTGCTGCTCGCCGCGGGCTTCGCGGTGATGGGCTTCACGCTGACACCACACTCCACCCAGGCGGAGGTGACGGTGAAGATGGTCATCGTGGGCCTGGGCCTGGGCCCCTCGATTCCGCTCTACACCGTGGCCATCCAGAACGCGGTGTCTCCGCGTCAGATTGGCGTGGCCACCTCCGCGGCGACGTTCTTCCGTCAGCTTGGGATGACGCTGGGTGTGGCGCTGCTGGGCGCGGTGTTCGCGACCACGCTGTCCCATCAGATGAGGACCCGCGTGGCTCAAGCCTCCAGCGGACTGCCTCCTCACGCGCGCGCCCGACTCCTGTCCGCCATGCTCAGCGAGCACGGAGAAGGCGGCGCGTCGCACACGGCCCTCCAGCCGGAGGCCCTCAAGGCCCGGCTTCGCGCGGAGCTGGAGTCCGGACCGGACGGCGCGCGGCCCCGCGAGGAAGTGGACCATGCGCTCACGGCCGTGGACCGGACAGAGCAAGCGTTGAAGGAGGCGTTCACGGAAGCCGTGAAAGCGGTGTACCGCTGCGCCATCCTCGTCGCGATGCTCGCGTTCCTGGTGACGCTGCGCCTGCCCGAACAGCCTCTGCGTCGCGCCCGGGCTCGGCTCCCCGTGGGCCCACCGACTCACGCGGCGGTGAGCGCGGAGGACTCCGACCCCAGGGTGTAG
- a CDS encoding adenylate/guanylate cyclase domain-containing protein, translating into MTVNARNPRSLRDTSDPDAVGWLVSDARLLPSPAPLLEGVCERLTARGVPIARASISLFTLHPLLHARSFRWRAGHPSATTEVHPHGLQHLPAFSQSPFKALRDGVPVIHRRLEMPLVPDDYPMFQGLREEGLTEYLALPVCFSDGSRHAVSWSTSEPGGFTDAQRALLHELHPLLELVLEVIARKDMTGVLLDTYLGRDTGRRILQGQIRRGDGETTSAVICLSDLRSFTALSDALPRDALLELLNAYFETMVSAFHAHGAEVLKFMGDAVLAIFRIDEESPVEERCMAAARTIREAVAATARDNALRMNQGLTPYEFGASLHVGDVMYGNIGASDRLDFTVIGPAVNLASRIAGLCAGLNEPVLLSESFVSHYQGGVKDLGRHPLKGVPHPVAIYTLGSESSALTAA; encoded by the coding sequence GTGACTGTGAATGCTCGAAACCCTCGGAGCCTCCGCGACACCTCCGACCCAGACGCGGTGGGCTGGCTCGTGTCGGACGCACGGCTCCTTCCGAGCCCCGCGCCTCTACTGGAGGGCGTGTGTGAGCGATTGACCGCGCGCGGTGTCCCCATCGCGCGGGCCTCCATCTCGCTGTTCACCCTGCACCCGCTCCTGCACGCGAGGAGTTTCCGCTGGCGCGCGGGCCACCCCTCCGCCACCACCGAGGTGCATCCCCACGGGCTGCAACACCTGCCCGCCTTCTCGCAGAGTCCCTTCAAGGCGCTGCGTGACGGTGTGCCCGTCATCCACCGCCGGCTGGAGATGCCGCTCGTCCCGGACGACTACCCGATGTTCCAGGGGCTGCGCGAGGAGGGCCTGACGGAGTACCTGGCGCTGCCGGTGTGTTTCAGCGATGGCTCGCGCCACGCCGTCTCCTGGTCCACGTCCGAGCCCGGAGGCTTCACCGACGCGCAGCGTGCCCTGCTCCACGAGCTGCACCCGCTGCTGGAGCTGGTGCTGGAGGTCATCGCGCGCAAGGACATGACGGGTGTGCTCCTGGACACGTACCTGGGCCGGGACACGGGCCGGCGCATCCTCCAGGGACAGATTCGCCGGGGGGATGGAGAGACGACGTCCGCCGTCATCTGCTTGAGCGACTTGCGCAGCTTCACCGCGCTGTCGGACGCGTTGCCTCGCGACGCGCTGCTGGAGCTGCTCAACGCGTACTTCGAGACGATGGTCAGCGCGTTCCACGCGCACGGCGCGGAGGTGCTCAAGTTCATGGGCGACGCGGTGCTCGCCATCTTCCGCATCGACGAGGAGTCGCCCGTGGAGGAGCGGTGCATGGCCGCCGCGCGCACCATCCGCGAGGCCGTGGCCGCCACCGCGCGCGACAATGCCCTGCGCATGAATCAGGGCCTCACGCCCTACGAGTTCGGCGCGTCGCTGCACGTGGGCGATGTCATGTACGGCAACATCGGCGCCTCGGACCGGCTGGACTTCACCGTGATTGGTCCGGCCGTGAATCTGGCCAGCCGCATCGCGGGCCTGTGCGCGGGCCTCAACGAGCCCGTGCTGTTGTCCGAGTCCTTCGTCTCCCACTACCAAGGCGGCGTGAAGGACCTGGGGCGCCATCCCCTCAAGGGGGTGCCTCACCCCGTGGCCATCTACACCCTGGGGTCGGAGTCCTCCGCGCTCACCGCCGCGTGA
- a CDS encoding M20/M25/M40 family metallo-hydrolase has product MPVSSLLVSSSLALQLVSGAAPAGSKPASAPPASAVKAYMPPLATAEKLVGPALTEGRAYARLAELTDGIGPRLSGSEGAAAAVQWALRSFKADGVKAWTEPVKVPHWVRGEERGEVLASSLTRGHPLHLLTLGGSPPTAPEGLTAEVVEVTSQEQLAALGDSVKGKIVFINHTMSVAADYGRFAGLRGRGPALAAKAGAAGALVRSLATASLRTPHTGSTRFDDAGPRIPAASVTTEDAELLHRLLAKGPVQVKMVLGSSELPDADSHNVVAEIRGREKPQEIVLISAHLDSWDVGTGAHDDGAGVVMVMEAARLIARLPQAPRRTVRVVLYMNEENGLAGGRAYAEAHAAELPRHVAALEMDSGGGRPVGVSLRSGAGGQELLRPWMPPLVALGAATFSSREAGGADISPLLPARVPFFGVEVDASRYFDVHHTHADTLDKVDPQDLARSTAATAWVTYAMAESPDTLVRPEAPSAPPVAAPQKAAAGH; this is encoded by the coding sequence TTGCCCGTCTCCTCGCTGTTGGTGTCGTCGTCGCTCGCGCTGCAGCTCGTGTCGGGGGCCGCGCCCGCCGGCTCGAAGCCCGCGTCCGCTCCGCCCGCGTCGGCGGTGAAGGCTTACATGCCTCCCCTGGCCACGGCGGAGAAGCTGGTGGGGCCGGCGCTGACGGAGGGGCGGGCCTATGCGCGGCTGGCGGAGCTGACGGATGGGATTGGCCCGCGCCTGTCGGGTTCGGAGGGCGCCGCGGCGGCGGTGCAGTGGGCGCTGCGGAGCTTCAAGGCGGACGGGGTGAAGGCGTGGACGGAGCCGGTCAAGGTGCCGCACTGGGTGCGCGGCGAGGAGCGCGGAGAGGTGCTCGCGTCCTCTCTCACCCGAGGCCACCCCCTGCACCTGCTGACGTTGGGGGGCAGTCCTCCCACCGCGCCCGAGGGGCTCACGGCGGAGGTCGTGGAGGTGACGTCGCAGGAGCAGCTGGCCGCGCTGGGCGACTCGGTGAAGGGGAAGATTGTCTTCATCAATCACACCATGTCGGTGGCCGCGGACTATGGGCGCTTCGCGGGGCTGCGGGGCCGAGGTCCCGCGCTGGCGGCGAAGGCGGGCGCGGCGGGGGCGCTGGTGCGCTCGCTGGCCACGGCGTCCCTGCGCACGCCGCACACGGGGTCCACGCGCTTCGACGACGCGGGCCCTCGGATTCCGGCCGCGTCCGTCACGACGGAGGACGCGGAGCTCCTGCACCGCCTGCTCGCGAAGGGGCCCGTGCAGGTGAAGATGGTGCTGGGCAGCTCGGAGCTTCCGGACGCGGACTCGCACAACGTGGTCGCGGAGATTCGCGGGCGGGAGAAGCCGCAGGAAATCGTGCTCATCAGCGCGCACCTGGACTCGTGGGACGTGGGCACGGGCGCGCACGACGACGGGGCGGGCGTGGTGATGGTGATGGAGGCCGCGCGCCTCATCGCGAGGCTGCCGCAGGCGCCCCGTCGCACGGTGCGCGTGGTGCTCTACATGAACGAGGAGAACGGGCTCGCGGGAGGGCGTGCCTACGCGGAGGCCCACGCGGCGGAGCTTCCCCGGCACGTGGCCGCCCTGGAGATGGACTCGGGCGGTGGGCGTCCGGTGGGGGTGAGCCTGCGCTCGGGCGCGGGTGGGCAGGAGCTCCTGCGGCCGTGGATGCCGCCGCTGGTGGCGCTGGGCGCGGCGACGTTCTCCTCGCGTGAGGCGGGTGGGGCGGACATCAGCCCCTTGTTGCCCGCGCGGGTCCCCTTCTTCGGCGTGGAGGTGGACGCCAGCCGCTACTTCGACGTGCACCACACACACGCGGATACGTTGGACAAGGTGGACCCACAGGACCTGGCGCGCAGCACCGCCGCCACGGCGTGGGTGACGTACGCGATGGCGGAGTCGCCCGACACGCTCGTGCGCCCGGAGGCTCCCTCCGCGCCGCCCGTGGCCGCTCCGCAGAAGGCCGCGGCGGGACACTGA
- a CDS encoding PAS domain S-box protein produces MEQWAHRFFELSTELFVVLGPQGRVLEANPAWTVTMGWSPTELRLGGYRGFVHPEDLESMEARLEGLTRTPGSTRFSCRWRCRDGTWAWLVWSAASAAEGGPLYCTVRRMESPPELEKSRGPGVSELVPSWALSDDLPLGLYVVEVSSGTVLYANHRFCQLWGIEPLEGAIRKGQVSHEDVVDHCLHSGEAANFLRTSPCASLDGPPLHGDEAVLSSGRTLRRLCSTMGASGDASRYRMFAFEDVTERKRTEEALHRSEQSFRKLIETAPEAIFVHREQRFVYVNPTLLRALRYEHAGELIGRPIWTIVHPDDLDVVRQRVHAVVALGEFAPLREIRYMRRDGTWFDAESAGLPVDFDGERAVVVMARDITERKRMQSQLLQSDRMVLAGTLAAGVGHEINNPLTYVMANLESALEAMNRLGGELGRMLPDGAALAPNWSMTLKDTVELLKEAHEGATRVRNIVRDLKYISRQDEERRELLDVRESLEFSLKLASSELKPRAQVIKRYEDVPPVHADASRLGQVFLNLVVNAAQAIPEGDPNNHHVTLWVRPGPSGGVAVDVSDTGSGMPSSVLARIFDPFFTTKAVGAGTGLGLSICHGIIRGLGGEITVRSEPGRGTTFTVQLPPAPPDAVPREAPVLPAPSSERSGRLLVIDDEPAVGRSLARIIGKRHQVTVVGSGEEALAKLNSGGPFDAIFCDLMMPGITGMDVYERVREREPGLSLRFIFITGGSYTARARQFLERIPNPRIEKPFDAQMIQQLVGEVLATET; encoded by the coding sequence ATGGAGCAGTGGGCTCATCGTTTCTTCGAGCTCTCCACCGAATTGTTCGTGGTGTTGGGCCCGCAAGGGCGGGTGCTGGAAGCCAATCCGGCGTGGACCGTGACGATGGGCTGGTCTCCCACGGAGCTGCGCCTGGGGGGTTACCGCGGCTTCGTGCACCCCGAGGACCTGGAGTCCATGGAGGCCCGGCTGGAGGGGCTGACCCGGACGCCCGGCTCCACGCGCTTCTCCTGCCGGTGGCGCTGCCGGGATGGGACGTGGGCGTGGCTCGTCTGGAGCGCGGCCAGCGCCGCGGAAGGTGGGCCGCTGTACTGCACGGTGCGGAGGATGGAGTCACCGCCGGAGCTCGAGAAGAGCCGGGGTCCTGGAGTCAGTGAGCTGGTGCCCTCGTGGGCGTTGAGCGACGACCTGCCCTTGGGCCTCTACGTGGTGGAGGTGAGCAGCGGCACGGTGCTCTACGCGAACCACCGCTTCTGCCAGCTGTGGGGCATCGAGCCCCTGGAGGGCGCCATCCGCAAGGGGCAGGTCTCCCACGAGGACGTGGTGGACCACTGCCTGCACTCGGGGGAGGCGGCCAACTTCCTGCGCACCAGTCCCTGCGCGAGCCTGGACGGTCCGCCGCTGCACGGGGATGAGGCGGTGCTCTCCAGCGGGCGGACGCTGCGCAGGTTGTGTTCGACGATGGGCGCCAGCGGGGATGCGTCGCGCTACCGGATGTTCGCCTTCGAGGACGTCACCGAGCGCAAGCGCACGGAGGAGGCGCTGCACCGCTCCGAGCAGAGCTTCCGCAAGCTCATCGAGACGGCGCCCGAGGCCATCTTCGTCCACCGCGAGCAGCGCTTCGTCTACGTCAACCCCACGCTCCTGCGCGCGCTGCGGTACGAGCATGCGGGTGAGCTGATTGGCCGCCCCATCTGGACCATCGTCCATCCGGATGATCTGGACGTGGTGCGTCAGCGCGTCCACGCGGTGGTGGCCCTGGGCGAGTTCGCCCCGCTGCGCGAGATTCGCTACATGCGCCGCGACGGCACCTGGTTCGACGCGGAGAGCGCGGGCCTGCCGGTGGACTTCGACGGCGAGCGCGCGGTGGTGGTGATGGCGCGCGACATCACCGAGCGCAAGCGCATGCAGTCCCAGTTGCTCCAGTCGGACCGGATGGTGCTGGCGGGCACGCTCGCGGCGGGCGTGGGGCATGAAATCAACAACCCGCTCACCTACGTCATGGCCAACCTGGAGTCGGCCCTGGAGGCCATGAACCGGCTGGGCGGAGAGCTGGGGCGGATGTTGCCCGACGGCGCGGCGCTCGCGCCCAACTGGTCCATGACGTTGAAGGACACGGTGGAGCTCCTCAAGGAAGCACACGAGGGCGCCACGCGCGTGCGCAACATCGTGAGGGACTTGAAGTACATCTCGCGCCAGGACGAGGAGCGGCGGGAGCTGCTCGACGTGCGCGAGTCGCTGGAGTTCTCGCTCAAGCTGGCCTCCAGCGAGCTCAAGCCCCGCGCCCAGGTCATCAAGCGTTATGAGGACGTCCCGCCCGTGCACGCGGACGCGTCGCGGTTGGGCCAGGTCTTCCTCAACCTGGTGGTGAACGCCGCACAGGCCATTCCGGAGGGAGACCCGAACAACCACCACGTGACGTTGTGGGTGCGGCCCGGCCCCAGCGGTGGCGTGGCGGTGGACGTCAGCGACACGGGCTCGGGCATGCCGTCCAGCGTGCTCGCGCGCATCTTCGACCCGTTCTTCACCACCAAGGCGGTGGGCGCGGGCACGGGCCTGGGCCTGTCCATCTGCCACGGCATCATCCGGGGGCTGGGCGGTGAAATCACCGTGCGCAGCGAGCCGGGGCGCGGGACGACCTTCACCGTGCAGTTGCCTCCAGCGCCGCCGGACGCGGTGCCTCGCGAGGCGCCTGTCCTGCCCGCGCCGTCCTCCGAGCGCAGCGGGCGGCTCCTGGTGATTGACGACGAGCCCGCGGTGGGGCGCTCGCTGGCGCGCATCATCGGCAAGCGGCACCAGGTGACGGTGGTGGGCAGTGGCGAGGAGGCGCTGGCGAAGCTCAACTCGGGCGGCCCCTTCGACGCCATCTTCTGCGACTTGATGATGCCGGGCATCACCGGCATGGACGTCTACGAGCGGGTGCGCGAGCGGGAGCCGGGCTTGAGCCTGCGCTTCATCTTCATCACGGGCGGCTCCTACACCGCGCGGGCCCGGCAGTTCCTGGAGCGCATTCCCAACCCGCGCATCGAGAAGCCCTTCGATGCGCAGATGATTCAACAACTGGTCGGCGAAGTGCTGGCGACCGAGACCTGA
- a CDS encoding amidohydrolase family protein yields MIGDGFVIDAVTHAYNLHPSNWRAGKYAESLAQLIFGLHSGLSGETHRVLQPERFMKNWSVDELAHILFVESDIDLAVHHVLPLQTLYTDGLCSYEKTVDIKRRYPDRFLVYAGVDPLRGTAALDDLDRQAEELKPSGLKLYPAAWLGDSFHHTGWRMDDPRIAFPLFERARKLGIKNIAVHKGLPMGAVPLEAYKVDDIGGAADAFPDLNFEIVHGGMAFLDETGMQLSLFPNVYVNLEVTGALLVKRERWFAESLAALLKWAGPSKIMWGSGTVFSHPQPALHKFWHDFQLPEELTQVCGMQVTPEVKRMILCDNYARYAGVDVEAVKKRIANDEFARKKAKGNIQPYSFQESKP; encoded by the coding sequence GTGATTGGAGATGGCTTTGTCATCGACGCGGTGACGCACGCGTACAACTTGCACCCGTCCAACTGGCGCGCGGGGAAGTACGCCGAGTCCCTGGCTCAGCTCATCTTCGGCCTGCACAGCGGGCTGTCCGGTGAAACGCACCGCGTGCTGCAGCCGGAGCGGTTCATGAAGAACTGGTCCGTGGACGAGCTGGCCCACATCCTCTTCGTGGAGAGCGACATCGACCTGGCGGTGCACCACGTGCTGCCGCTCCAGACGCTCTACACGGACGGGCTGTGCTCGTACGAGAAGACGGTGGACATCAAGCGGCGCTATCCGGACCGCTTCCTCGTCTACGCGGGCGTGGATCCGCTGCGAGGCACGGCGGCGTTGGATGACCTGGACCGTCAGGCGGAGGAGCTCAAGCCCTCGGGCCTGAAGCTCTACCCGGCCGCGTGGCTGGGCGACTCCTTCCATCACACCGGCTGGCGGATGGACGACCCGCGCATCGCCTTCCCGCTGTTCGAGCGGGCCCGGAAGCTGGGCATCAAGAACATCGCGGTGCACAAGGGCCTGCCCATGGGCGCGGTGCCGCTGGAGGCCTACAAGGTCGACGACATCGGCGGCGCGGCGGATGCGTTCCCGGACCTGAACTTCGAAATCGTCCACGGCGGCATGGCGTTCCTGGACGAGACGGGCATGCAGCTGTCGCTGTTCCCCAACGTCTACGTCAACCTGGAGGTGACGGGCGCGTTGCTGGTGAAGCGCGAGCGCTGGTTCGCCGAGTCGCTGGCCGCGCTGCTCAAGTGGGCCGGCCCGTCGAAAATCATGTGGGGCTCCGGCACGGTGTTCAGCCACCCGCAGCCCGCGCTGCACAAGTTCTGGCACGACTTCCAGCTCCCCGAGGAGCTGACCCAGGTGTGCGGCATGCAGGTGACGCCGGAGGTGAAGCGGATGATTCTCTGCGACAACTACGCGCGCTACGCCGGGGTGGACGTGGAGGCGGTGAAGAAGCGCATCGCGAATGACGAGTTCGCGCGCAAGAAGGCGAAGGGGAACATCCAGCCCTACAGCTTCCAGGAGTCCAAGCCGTGA
- a CDS encoding metal-sulfur cluster assembly factor, with the protein MTEAAIRERIQSIPDPCSLATGVPLGIGEMGLIESVANHAGKVTVRLHITSPMCMMAAYFMREVEQRLQGQEGVDSVHVEFDHDLKWTPQDIHPEARERLASRRITMLGGRLLPRPDAAATGG; encoded by the coding sequence ATGACGGAAGCGGCGATTCGCGAGCGCATCCAGTCGATTCCCGACCCGTGCAGCCTGGCCACCGGCGTGCCGCTGGGCATCGGGGAGATGGGGCTCATCGAGAGCGTGGCGAACCACGCGGGGAAGGTGACGGTGCGGCTGCACATCACCTCGCCCATGTGCATGATGGCCGCGTACTTCATGCGCGAAGTCGAGCAGCGCCTCCAGGGCCAGGAGGGCGTCGACTCCGTGCACGTCGAGTTCGACCACGACCTGAAGTGGACGCCGCAAGACATCCACCCGGAGGCGCGTGAGCGGCTGGCGTCCCGCCGCATCACCATGCTGGGCGGGCGGCTGTTGCCACGCCCGGATGCCGCGGCGACGGGCGGCTGA
- a CDS encoding MFS transporter, whose product MSTTAPSESAQATLSPRLVWLMAIACGATAASLYYNQPLLGDIGRELSSSGGLLGLVPTLTQVGYAAGMLLIVPLGDSLERRRVIVTMSVLVSLALVGAALAPSLPWLIIASFLVGATAVAPQLLIPFAAHLAPAAQRGRVVGTVMSGLLIGILLSRTAAGFVGTHLGWRAIFWIAAGVMLLFAVVLRFSLPSQPPVAAMPYPELMRSMVHLTRTMPALRTHAILGGLTFGAFSVFWSTLALYLQSLPEHYGPQVAGLFGVVGVVGAMIAPLVGRYTDSHGGKRINVFSIGVLLLSFVLMWPLGQWLWGIALGVVLLDLGAQGNHISNQTRVYAMRPEARSRLNTVYMVTYFAGGAAGSWLGTTAWTHWGWTGVCLAGAALCVTGLVILGMERRPDAPPEQAPSEA is encoded by the coding sequence ATGTCGACGACAGCTCCTTCGGAATCCGCGCAGGCGACACTCAGCCCCAGGCTGGTGTGGCTCATGGCCATCGCGTGCGGCGCCACCGCCGCCAGCCTCTATTACAACCAGCCCCTGCTCGGAGACATCGGCCGGGAGTTGAGCTCCTCCGGGGGGCTGTTGGGACTGGTGCCCACGCTGACCCAGGTCGGCTACGCGGCGGGCATGCTGCTCATCGTCCCGCTTGGTGACAGCCTGGAGCGGCGGCGGGTCATCGTCACCATGTCCGTGCTGGTGAGCCTGGCGCTCGTCGGCGCCGCGCTCGCGCCCTCGCTGCCCTGGCTCATCATCGCCAGCTTCCTCGTGGGCGCCACGGCCGTGGCCCCTCAGCTCCTCATCCCCTTCGCCGCGCACCTGGCCCCCGCCGCGCAGCGAGGGCGCGTGGTGGGGACGGTGATGAGTGGCTTGCTCATCGGCATCCTCCTGTCGCGCACCGCCGCGGGCTTCGTCGGCACGCACCTGGGGTGGCGCGCCATCTTCTGGATTGCCGCGGGGGTGATGCTGCTGTTCGCCGTGGTGCTGCGCTTCAGCCTGCCCTCGCAGCCGCCCGTGGCCGCCATGCCCTACCCGGAGCTGATGCGCTCCATGGTCCACCTGACGCGCACCATGCCCGCGCTGCGCACCCACGCCATCCTCGGCGGACTCACCTTCGGTGCCTTCAGCGTCTTCTGGTCCACGCTGGCCCTGTACCTCCAAAGCCTCCCGGAGCACTACGGGCCCCAGGTCGCCGGCCTCTTCGGTGTGGTGGGCGTGGTGGGCGCGATGATTGCTCCGCTCGTCGGCCGCTACACGGACTCCCATGGAGGCAAGCGCATCAACGTGTTCTCCATCGGCGTGCTGCTGCTGTCCTTCGTGCTGATGTGGCCGCTGGGACAGTGGCTCTGGGGCATCGCGCTGGGCGTGGTGCTGCTGGACCTGGGCGCCCAGGGCAATCACATCTCCAACCAGACGCGTGTCTACGCCATGCGCCCGGAGGCGCGCAGCCGCCTCAACACCGTCTACATGGTGACGTACTTCGCGGGCGGCGCGGCGGGCTCGTGGCTGGGCACCACCGCGTGGACACACTGGGGTTGGACAGGCGTCTGCCTGGCGGGCGCCGCGCTGTGTGTCACGGGACTGGTGATACTCGGGATGGAGCGTCGTCCTGACGCGCCTCCCGAGCAGGCCCCTTCCGAGGCGTAG